From a region of the Bradyrhizobium sp. KBS0727 genome:
- a CDS encoding alpha/beta family hydrolase, producing the protein MKAADAQKLEIVIPDAAPVSALLILPPDARAAYVFAHGAGAGMTHASMQAIAAGLGDRGIATLRYQFPYMESGSKRPDSPAVAHRAVRAAVTEAGRCCDGLPLMAGGKSFGGRMTSQAQALSPLPGVRGLAFLGFPLHPAGKPSNDRARHLADIRIPMLFLQGTRDALAELSLLEPVVKGLGGAASLHLVKEADHSFHVLKRSGRNDREVLDEVLDAFAAWVDGIVD; encoded by the coding sequence TTGAAAGCCGCTGACGCGCAAAAGCTCGAGATCGTGATCCCGGATGCTGCGCCGGTCTCCGCGTTGCTGATCCTGCCGCCTGATGCGCGCGCAGCTTACGTGTTCGCGCACGGGGCCGGCGCCGGCATGACGCATGCGTCGATGCAGGCGATTGCGGCCGGCCTCGGCGATCGCGGTATTGCGACGCTGCGCTACCAGTTTCCCTATATGGAGAGCGGCAGCAAGCGGCCGGATTCGCCCGCGGTCGCGCACCGCGCGGTACGTGCCGCGGTGACGGAGGCGGGACGATGTTGTGACGGGTTGCCGCTGATGGCCGGCGGCAAATCGTTCGGCGGCCGCATGACGTCGCAAGCGCAGGCGCTTTCTCCGTTGCCCGGCGTTCGCGGCCTGGCCTTTCTGGGCTTTCCCCTGCATCCTGCCGGAAAGCCTTCCAATGACCGGGCAAGGCATCTCGCCGATATCCGTATCCCCATGCTGTTCCTGCAGGGGACGCGCGACGCGCTCGCGGAATTGAGCCTGCTCGAACCGGTCGTCAAAGGGTTGGGGGGCGCGGCATCCTTGCATCTGGTGAAGGAGGCCGATCATTCCTTCCATGTGCTGAAGCGTTCGGGGCGGAATGACCGCGAAGTGCTGGACGAGGTGCTGGACGCTTTCGCGGCATGGGTTGACGGGATTGTGGACTGA
- a CDS encoding di-heme-cytochrome C peroxidase: protein MRRRTKIVIAILVAVGAYAFFKDDIAQLREGFNVKLAEYPAPKNTRLLNQNVSDKDIGWFYHADQGTRTFGIPYEWFMALEQPGLLSMFWSAGPFSDPAYLDRYGFIPDPIDKTALPIGFAHGDAMLDPTGEPWRNPSNKQDMIGIGLTCAACHTGRFTYKETAVIINGGPALTDLLKLKQGIGVALFETRYLPGRFGRFAERILGADSTVDERAALKFQIDQVLKQYSDTLALEKRVASRSIEEGYGRLDALNRIGNQVFSIDLKNPDNYAGSSAPVHYPRIWNTPWFDWVQYNGSIMQPMVRNAGESLGVSSELNLTDPSKGLFKSSVNVESLYAMEEMIKGKNPPNAKDGFSGLQSPKWPSDILPPIDQKLAAQGAKLYESHCQGCHRPPVTSEAFYDFNNKSWWRTNQNGEHVMVLENIPIEHIGTDPAQAADMAARTVAVPPNLGIDKTGFAFALGEVVVKTVNYIYDRPQPPLDKNGKPKPPLSEAERQRINGYMPNELRGELAYKVRPLNGVWATPPYLHNASVPSVYALLSPIEERPTKFYLGNREYDPVNLGYKTDYLANGFEFDTSIRGNSNSGHQFRKEYDENKPVKGIIGPALSPDDRKALIEYLKTL, encoded by the coding sequence ATGCGTCGCAGGACAAAGATTGTTATCGCAATATTGGTCGCCGTCGGCGCTTACGCCTTTTTCAAGGACGACATCGCGCAGCTCCGGGAAGGCTTCAACGTGAAGCTCGCGGAGTATCCGGCGCCGAAGAATACCAGGTTGCTCAACCAGAATGTCAGCGACAAGGACATCGGCTGGTTCTACCACGCCGACCAAGGGACGCGTACCTTCGGTATCCCCTATGAGTGGTTCATGGCGCTGGAGCAACCCGGTCTGTTGTCGATGTTCTGGTCGGCCGGCCCGTTCAGCGATCCGGCCTACCTCGATCGTTACGGTTTCATTCCCGATCCGATCGACAAGACGGCGCTGCCGATCGGCTTCGCGCATGGCGACGCGATGCTGGATCCGACGGGTGAGCCCTGGCGCAACCCGAGCAACAAGCAGGATATGATCGGCATCGGCCTGACCTGCGCGGCCTGCCACACCGGCCGCTTCACCTACAAGGAAACCGCCGTGATCATCAACGGCGGACCGGCACTGACCGATCTCCTCAAGTTGAAACAGGGTATCGGCGTCGCGCTGTTCGAGACGCGGTATCTGCCCGGTCGTTTCGGCCGCTTCGCCGAGCGCATTCTGGGAGCGGATTCGACGGTCGACGAACGCGCGGCGCTGAAATTCCAGATCGACCAGGTCCTGAAGCAATACAGTGACACGCTGGCCCTCGAGAAGCGCGTCGCTTCCCGCAGCATCGAGGAAGGCTATGGGCGGCTCGACGCCCTGAACCGGATCGGCAATCAGGTGTTTTCCATCGACCTGAAGAATCCGGACAACTATGCCGGCTCCTCGGCGCCGGTGCATTACCCGCGGATCTGGAACACGCCGTGGTTCGATTGGGTGCAGTATAACGGCTCGATCATGCAGCCGATGGTGCGTAATGCCGGCGAGTCACTCGGCGTGTCATCCGAACTCAATCTGACCGACCCGTCGAAAGGCCTGTTCAAGTCGAGCGTCAACGTTGAATCGCTCTATGCGATGGAGGAAATGATCAAGGGCAAGAACCCGCCGAACGCGAAGGACGGGTTCTCGGGTCTGCAATCTCCGAAGTGGCCAAGCGATATCCTGCCGCCGATCGACCAGAAGCTGGCCGCGCAGGGCGCCAAACTTTACGAGTCGCATTGTCAGGGATGTCATCGGCCGCCGGTGACGAGCGAGGCTTTCTACGATTTCAACAACAAGAGTTGGTGGCGGACGAACCAGAACGGCGAGCACGTCATGGTTCTCGAAAATATCCCGATCGAGCATATCGGCACCGATCCCGCGCAGGCCGCGGACATGGCAGCGAGGACGGTTGCGGTTCCCCCCAATCTCGGAATCGACAAGACCGGATTCGCATTTGCGCTCGGCGAAGTGGTCGTGAAGACCGTCAACTACATCTACGACCGGCCGCAGCCACCGCTGGACAAGAACGGAAAGCCGAAGCCGCCGTTGAGTGAGGCGGAGCGGCAGCGCATCAACGGATATATGCCGAACGAGCTCCGCGGCGAGCTGGCCTACAAGGTGCGTCCGCTCAACGGCGTATGGGCGACACCACCCTATCTCCACAACGCTTCGGTGCCGAGCGTCTACGCGCTGCTGTCCCCGATCGAAGAGCGGCCAACGAAATTCTATCTCGGCAACCGCGAATACGATCCCGTCAATCTCGGTTACAAGACCGATTACCTCGCCAACGGTTTTGAATTCGACACCTCGATCCGCGGCAATTCGAACAGCGGCCACCAGTTCCGGAAAGAGTACGACGAGAACAAGCCCGTCAAAGGCATCATCGGACCGGCGCTATCGCCCGACGATCGCAAGGCGCTGATCGAGTACCTCAAGACGCTGTGA
- a CDS encoding alpha/beta hydrolase produces the protein MITPLDPVIAQIIPLLPLRDPDNMTPQSARDALSALAAARAAVPPPPVMSAEDIEVKGAAGQLAARLYRNSTGKSPTVVFFHGGGWVAGDLATHDRQARLLAIETGAVVISVDYRRPPEVRFPGAFEDAFAATKDVIARIAEFGGDATRVGVSGDSAGGNLAAATAIACRDAGIKLAAQLLVYPVTDVVGNFADAKENARFPSRAENAEGYFLSRAVMEWFCGHYLANPSHGTDWRASPLRAKNLAGLAPAVVTTAWFDPLRDEGKAYADALQAAGVPTQYHHGAGLIHGYFGLGEASETARREAQAARADFKVLLDKGA, from the coding sequence ATGATTACGCCGCTCGATCCCGTCATCGCCCAGATCATTCCGCTGTTGCCGCTGCGCGATCCCGATAACATGACGCCGCAGAGCGCGCGCGACGCGCTGAGCGCGCTGGCAGCTGCACGCGCGGCAGTGCCGCCGCCACCGGTCATGAGCGCGGAAGACATCGAGGTAAAGGGCGCGGCCGGCCAGCTTGCGGCGCGTCTCTATCGCAATTCGACCGGCAAATCGCCGACGGTGGTGTTCTTTCATGGTGGCGGCTGGGTCGCCGGCGATCTCGCAACCCATGACCGGCAGGCGCGGCTGCTTGCAATCGAGACCGGCGCGGTCGTGATATCCGTCGATTATCGACGCCCGCCCGAAGTGCGCTTTCCCGGCGCATTCGAGGACGCGTTCGCGGCCACCAAGGACGTGATCGCACGCATCGCCGAGTTCGGCGGGGATGCTACGCGCGTCGGCGTCTCCGGCGACAGCGCCGGCGGCAACCTGGCGGCGGCCACTGCGATCGCCTGTCGCGACGCCGGGATCAAGCTTGCCGCGCAATTGCTGGTCTATCCCGTCACCGACGTCGTCGGAAATTTCGCCGATGCCAAAGAAAACGCCCGGTTTCCCTCGCGCGCGGAAAACGCCGAAGGCTACTTCCTGTCACGCGCGGTGATGGAATGGTTTTGCGGCCATTACCTCGCCAATCCCTCGCACGGCACCGACTGGCGCGCCTCGCCGCTGCGCGCGAAAAACCTCGCAGGCCTCGCGCCCGCGGTCGTCACCACGGCGTGGTTCGATCCGCTGCGCGACGAGGGCAAGGCCTACGCGGACGCGTTGCAAGCTGCCGGCGTCCCGACCCAATATCACCATGGCGCTGGACTCATTCACGGCTATTTCGGCCTCGGCGAAGCTTCCGAGACCGCGAGACGCGAGGCGCAAGCCGCACGCGCGGATTTCAAGGTATTGCTGGACAAGGGCGCTTGA
- a CDS encoding CaiB/BaiF CoA-transferase family protein, producing the protein MLFGPYAAQTLGDWGAEVIKVEPLTGDTWRYSGQFRTRGMSGQFMATNRNKRSLALDLKHPDGKAVLQRLIAKADVLVTNIRPAALARLGFGYEDCQQLNPRLVYAAATGFGQDGPWAARPAFDEIIQASSGFASSMGTDEEPAFVPSLVGDKICGLVLTAAISAALVHRERTGKGQMVEIPMLETIAAFNSIEMLGGHAFVPPIGPAGYKRMKERRPVRTKDGWLTMLPYSGDNWCSFFEAVGHPECIEDFAVRDPVARAHNIDRIYKRMAEIALTRTTAEWEELLLRIDVPHAAFAKVTEIAEQPHLKAVDMFVTLDHPTEGEIRQARPSARFSESPAAIRRLPPRLGEHSRTVLQEAGLSDEDIASLVERKVVGIPT; encoded by the coding sequence GTGCTGTTTGGTCCGTATGCGGCGCAAACGCTTGGCGATTGGGGCGCCGAAGTCATCAAGGTCGAGCCCCTGACGGGCGACACGTGGCGATATTCCGGCCAGTTTCGCACCCGCGGCATGAGTGGCCAGTTCATGGCGACCAACAGAAACAAGCGCAGCCTGGCATTGGATCTGAAGCATCCTGACGGCAAGGCTGTGTTGCAGCGCTTGATCGCGAAGGCCGATGTGCTGGTGACCAATATCCGCCCGGCGGCGTTGGCGCGACTGGGCTTTGGCTACGAGGATTGCCAGCAACTCAATCCGCGGCTGGTTTACGCGGCCGCGACCGGCTTCGGGCAGGATGGTCCGTGGGCTGCCCGTCCGGCGTTTGACGAGATCATACAGGCCAGCTCCGGCTTTGCTTCCTCGATGGGCACCGACGAGGAGCCCGCTTTCGTTCCAAGCCTGGTCGGCGACAAGATCTGCGGATTGGTGCTGACAGCGGCGATCTCCGCAGCGCTAGTGCACCGCGAGCGGACCGGCAAAGGACAGATGGTCGAGATACCCATGCTCGAGACCATTGCCGCGTTCAACAGCATTGAAATGCTGGGTGGTCACGCCTTTGTTCCGCCGATCGGTCCTGCCGGCTACAAGCGCATGAAGGAACGGCGCCCCGTACGCACCAAAGACGGCTGGCTTACGATGCTGCCCTACTCCGGCGATAACTGGTGCTCGTTCTTCGAAGCTGTTGGGCATCCCGAGTGTATCGAAGACTTTGCGGTGCGGGATCCGGTAGCACGCGCACACAATATCGACCGCATCTACAAGAGAATGGCCGAGATAGCGCTGACTCGCACAACGGCCGAATGGGAAGAACTGTTGCTGCGGATCGATGTTCCTCACGCCGCATTTGCAAAGGTTACCGAGATCGCGGAGCAACCGCACCTCAAGGCTGTCGACATGTTCGTGACGCTCGACCATCCGACCGAGGGGGAGATACGACAGGCTCGTCCCTCGGCCCGGTTTTCGGAGAGTCCCGCTGCCATCCGGCGCCTGCCTCCCCGGCTCGGCGAACATTCGCGAACAGTCTTGCAGGAGGCTGGCCTGAGCGACGAAGACATCGCTTCGCTGGTCGAAAGGAAGGTAGTGGGAATTCCAACCTAG
- a CDS encoding amidohydrolase family protein gives MRSADGQTRRNMLHTAAFGAVLAAASTSVAGATLAATAGSDTSAARVSGYGRIVDVHSHALLPRWLDAVSAATRLPRDRLQIAGTPVPQWSVEHHLAMMDAHGIVACVLSWPSATSFLKGRPARELARAMNEEFASIIARHPKRFGAFAVLPLDDMDAAVEEMAYALDVLKLDGVSSSTHIGGVYLGDGRFDSWFSEMNRRATTLFVHPTTPVGSEQVSMGINVAILEFMFDSTRMATNMILSGAKKRFGDIRMICTHGGGTVPYLASRISILEPVFGAGPNRAVLSGEEVLSGLSTFYFDLTASTAAASLDAIRHLVPASQLMLGFDFPMMPASTIVPSLGRFEDYPQLTTPDRDKIIQGNALALLPGLAGRIG, from the coding sequence ATGCGGAGCGCGGACGGACAGACACGGCGCAACATGTTGCACACAGCGGCGTTCGGCGCCGTTCTGGCGGCGGCATCAACCTCGGTAGCGGGCGCGACGCTGGCCGCCACTGCCGGCTCGGATACATCTGCAGCCCGGGTCTCCGGATACGGACGCATCGTCGACGTCCACTCGCACGCGCTGTTGCCGCGTTGGCTGGACGCGGTCAGCGCGGCCACGCGCCTTCCGCGCGATCGGCTTCAAATTGCCGGCACGCCGGTTCCGCAATGGTCGGTCGAACACCATCTCGCGATGATGGACGCCCACGGCATCGTCGCCTGCGTTCTGTCGTGGCCGAGCGCGACTTCGTTTCTGAAGGGCCGGCCGGCGCGCGAACTCGCCCGCGCCATGAACGAGGAGTTTGCCTCGATCATCGCGCGGCATCCGAAGCGATTTGGCGCTTTCGCGGTGCTTCCGCTGGACGACATGGACGCCGCGGTCGAGGAAATGGCCTACGCGCTCGATGTCCTGAAACTGGACGGCGTGTCCAGCAGCACGCATATCGGCGGCGTGTATCTCGGCGACGGCCGCTTCGATAGCTGGTTTTCCGAAATGAACCGACGGGCCACCACGTTGTTCGTGCATCCGACCACCCCGGTCGGCAGCGAACAGGTCAGCATGGGCATCAACGTTGCCATCCTGGAGTTCATGTTCGACTCGACCCGCATGGCCACCAACATGATCTTGTCCGGTGCCAAGAAGCGCTTCGGCGACATCCGCATGATTTGTACGCACGGCGGCGGCACCGTGCCCTATCTGGCTTCGCGAATCAGCATTCTGGAACCGGTGTTCGGCGCCGGCCCAAATCGCGCCGTGCTCAGCGGTGAAGAAGTATTGAGCGGGCTATCGACTTTCTATTTCGACCTGACGGCTTCGACCGCAGCGGCCTCGCTCGATGCCATCCGGCATTTGGTGCCTGCGTCCCAGTTGATGCTGGGCTTCGATTTTCCGATGATGCCTGCGAGCACCATCGTGCCGAGCCTAGGCCGGTTCGAGGACTATCCGCAACTGACGACGCCGGACCGCGACAAGATCATTCAGGGCAATGCCCTGGCCCTTCTGCCCGGGCTGGCCGGCCGCATCGGATAG
- a CDS encoding FAD-dependent monooxygenase: protein MAPSNRNPGHDAPVLIAGGGPVGLTMALLLAKQGIASTVVERRPPRASSAPKAHVVNPRSLEIFRSLGIDLEALRRSGASRRDAEVSRFMTKLAGTEFGQIPLDVSECDAIAVTPTPLLNIAQPKLEATLAVLVSENHHVDYRLGHAWAGCRTENGRVVSTIENGGQAYEISSAYLVAADGANSSVREFLDIPMDGIPAVRPRVTIHFEANLRHIVGDRPAILYWILDPSAAGTFIAYDIDQTWVYTPRVTPEQFDREQYSDAHCIDLIRKAIGRDDVVLRIRHVVPWMMAAQVATTYRQGSVLLVGDAAHRFPPTGGFGLNTGIQDAHNLAWKIASVLRSPGHSALLDSYDRERRPIAEINTRQSLHNSNRLPDLFRLAQETIVDGQVSAADARRLAAEIATHREHFLSPGLQLGYGYGPPVRGPAEPTRYDPSAREGDRMPHAWLARGEQRLSTLDLLEPTSFTLLAGRDGAAWRSVVSGLDSIKTVILDDSFVFESDWLTLCGLKGTSAMLVRPDGHLARTVADHSPASRAAIVETLGTWGIGAGDDARSAKADALTGMQ, encoded by the coding sequence ATGGCGCCGTCAAATCGCAATCCCGGCCACGACGCGCCCGTCCTGATCGCGGGCGGAGGGCCCGTTGGCCTCACGATGGCGCTGCTGCTGGCGAAGCAGGGGATAGCGTCTACCGTTGTTGAACGCCGGCCGCCACGCGCCTCCAGCGCGCCCAAGGCGCACGTGGTCAATCCTCGTTCACTGGAAATCTTCCGGTCGCTCGGGATAGACCTCGAGGCATTGAGGCGGAGTGGCGCAAGTCGTCGTGACGCGGAAGTCTCCCGTTTCATGACCAAGTTGGCCGGAACCGAGTTCGGACAGATTCCACTTGATGTGTCCGAATGCGATGCGATCGCGGTTACGCCGACCCCGCTTCTCAACATCGCCCAACCCAAGCTCGAAGCTACCCTTGCTGTCCTGGTCAGCGAAAATCACCATGTGGATTATCGCCTGGGTCATGCCTGGGCGGGCTGCCGGACGGAGAACGGCCGCGTGGTCTCGACCATAGAAAACGGAGGTCAAGCCTACGAGATTTCGAGCGCGTACCTCGTCGCCGCTGACGGAGCCAACAGCAGCGTGCGTGAATTTCTCGACATTCCGATGGACGGGATTCCTGCGGTGCGCCCGCGCGTCACGATTCATTTCGAGGCAAATCTGCGTCACATCGTCGGCGATCGGCCCGCAATTCTCTACTGGATACTCGATCCCTCGGCGGCGGGGACCTTCATCGCCTACGATATCGATCAGACCTGGGTCTACACACCGCGGGTCACGCCGGAGCAATTCGATCGGGAGCAATATTCCGACGCCCACTGTATCGACTTGATCAGGAAGGCGATCGGCCGCGACGATGTCGTTCTGCGGATTCGTCATGTTGTACCGTGGATGATGGCTGCGCAGGTCGCGACGACGTATCGGCAGGGATCCGTTCTGCTGGTCGGCGATGCCGCGCATCGCTTTCCGCCCACCGGCGGCTTCGGGCTCAACACCGGCATTCAGGATGCGCATAATCTGGCCTGGAAAATCGCGTCCGTGCTCCGCAGTCCCGGCCACAGCGCCCTGCTGGACAGCTACGACCGGGAACGCCGGCCGATCGCGGAGATCAACACCCGGCAGAGCCTGCACAATTCAAACCGGCTGCCGGACCTTTTCCGGCTGGCGCAAGAAACGATCGTTGACGGCCAGGTGAGCGCAGCAGATGCACGCCGACTTGCCGCGGAGATCGCGACCCACCGCGAACACTTTCTAAGCCCCGGCTTGCAATTGGGCTATGGCTATGGACCGCCGGTTCGTGGACCGGCCGAGCCGACACGATACGACCCCTCCGCACGGGAGGGAGATCGCATGCCGCATGCGTGGCTCGCGCGGGGCGAGCAGCGGTTGTCGACGCTCGACCTGCTCGAACCGACCTCATTCACGCTTCTTGCCGGTCGGGACGGTGCAGCCTGGCGATCGGTAGTTTCCGGCCTCGATTCGATAAAGACGGTCATCCTGGACGACAGCTTCGTGTTCGAGTCCGACTGGCTGACCCTGTGCGGACTTAAAGGTACGTCGGCGATGCTGGTCAGACCCGATGGCCACCTTGCCAGGACCGTGGCCGACCACTCGCCGGCCTCCAGAGCGGCAATCGTCGAGACGCTGGGAACGTGGGGCATTGGCGCCGGCGATGACGCGCGTTCTGCGAAGGCCGACGCCTTGACCGGAATGCAATAG
- a CDS encoding ABC transporter substrate-binding protein, with protein sequence MRNGWLIASSLVCAIVSMASAAVAEAQYGPGTSATEVAIGNIVPYSGPLAIISTIGKTQSAFFRMLNEQGGVNGRKIKFVSYDDAYSPQKTVEQARRLVEGDEVSMIFASAGTATNAAIMTYLNSKRVPQLFLSSGNSKFNDPQRFPWTMAWFPQSEMEGRLYAKYILETNPAARIAVLYQKDDFGKDMLKGLKEGLGPRADMIVAEAGYDPTDPTVDSQIATLKLSGADAFMNFATPRTAAQAIRRIVEMGWKPSINVLAFASISVGGVLKPAGLENSIGVVSSNFMKDPTDPAWDDDPGVRKWKKFMADYYPEADMNNAFFTSYAYSVAQSLVQVLKQCGDNLTRENIMEQARNLKNADYDLLLPGIAVTTGPTDYSPIKQMKMMRFDGTRWTYFGFVTGTN encoded by the coding sequence ATGAGGAACGGTTGGCTTATCGCGTCGTCACTTGTCTGCGCGATTGTCTCGATGGCGTCGGCCGCTGTCGCCGAAGCTCAGTATGGACCGGGCACCAGCGCAACGGAGGTCGCGATTGGAAACATCGTGCCTTACAGTGGGCCGCTCGCGATCATCTCCACGATAGGCAAGACTCAGTCCGCTTTTTTCAGGATGCTCAATGAGCAGGGCGGCGTGAACGGACGCAAGATCAAGTTCGTCTCCTATGACGACGCTTATTCGCCTCAGAAGACGGTGGAGCAGGCGCGCCGCCTTGTCGAAGGCGACGAGGTCTCGATGATCTTCGCGTCGGCGGGTACCGCCACCAACGCCGCGATCATGACCTACCTCAACAGCAAGCGCGTCCCGCAGTTATTCCTGTCGTCGGGAAACTCGAAGTTCAACGATCCGCAGCGGTTCCCATGGACGATGGCGTGGTTTCCCCAAAGCGAAATGGAGGGACGCCTCTACGCCAAATACATCCTCGAGACCAATCCCGCGGCGCGGATCGCCGTGCTCTATCAGAAGGACGATTTCGGCAAGGACATGCTCAAGGGCCTGAAGGAAGGCCTTGGACCGCGAGCCGACATGATCGTTGCAGAAGCGGGTTACGATCCGACAGACCCGACGGTGGACTCGCAGATCGCGACGCTGAAATTGTCGGGTGCCGACGCCTTCATGAATTTCGCGACCCCGCGAACGGCGGCGCAGGCGATCCGCCGTATCGTCGAAATGGGCTGGAAACCCTCGATCAACGTGCTGGCCTTCGCGTCGATTTCCGTCGGCGGCGTGCTCAAGCCCGCGGGCCTGGAAAATTCGATCGGCGTCGTCTCCTCGAACTTCATGAAGGATCCGACCGATCCGGCCTGGGACGACGACCCGGGTGTGCGGAAATGGAAGAAATTCATGGCGGACTACTATCCGGAAGCCGACATGAACAATGCCTTCTTCACCAGCTATGCCTACAGCGTGGCGCAGAGCCTTGTCCAGGTCCTCAAACAGTGCGGCGACAATCTCACGCGCGAGAACATCATGGAGCAGGCCCGCAACCTGAAAAATGCCGATTACGACCTGCTGCTGCCCGGCATCGCCGTCACCACCGGCCCGACCGACTACAGCCCGATCAAGCAAATGAAGATGATGCGATTCGACGGCACACGCTGGACCTATTTCGGTTTTGTGACGGGCACCAATTGA
- a CDS encoding nuclear transport factor 2 family protein: protein MHDIQTRREIESVLVEWSWLIDHGRAQDAAVLFTQDAEQSIAGVTASGIEAIAQGLKRRADMTGRTSRHVISNLRLSMSSDATVDVTWILTLYRSDDAGKPARPILVCDVQDSFRKEASGWKIRSRKVIPVFSD from the coding sequence ATGCATGACATCCAGACCCGGCGCGAGATTGAATCCGTCCTTGTGGAGTGGTCCTGGCTTATCGATCACGGCCGAGCCCAGGATGCTGCCGTTCTCTTCACGCAAGACGCGGAGCAATCCATTGCAGGCGTTACCGCGAGCGGCATCGAAGCCATCGCGCAGGGCCTCAAGCGGCGCGCCGACATGACCGGCCGGACGTCGCGACATGTGATCTCCAATTTGAGGTTATCCATGTCGTCGGATGCGACCGTCGATGTGACCTGGATTTTGACGCTGTATCGATCGGACGATGCCGGCAAGCCGGCAAGACCGATTTTGGTCTGCGATGTCCAAGACAGTTTTCGCAAGGAAGCAAGCGGTTGGAAGATCAGGTCGCGAAAGGTCATACCCGTATTCTCCGACTGA
- a CDS encoding VOC family protein has protein sequence MAWYGQLLDARVVFQNDFIGFLTYDDEHHRIAFIQIPGLEPNSGKSSGLHHVAFTYATLDDLIANYERLRDSGVRPSHCVNHGPTTSMYYRDPDGNSVELQIDNFDSNDEVDTWFRSGEFAENPIGVDFEPDDLAAKFRNGVPETELKKRPNIGPRGLPNRN, from the coding sequence ATGGCTTGGTACGGTCAGCTGCTCGATGCTCGCGTTGTCTTCCAAAATGACTTCATCGGGTTCCTGACCTATGACGATGAACATCACCGGATCGCCTTCATCCAGATTCCGGGCCTCGAACCGAACAGCGGAAAGTCCTCGGGCCTGCATCACGTCGCCTTCACCTACGCGACCCTGGACGATCTGATCGCCAACTATGAGCGGCTTCGCGACTCCGGCGTGCGACCGTCGCACTGCGTCAACCACGGGCCGACGACATCGATGTATTACCGCGATCCGGACGGCAACTCCGTTGAGCTGCAGATCGACAATTTCGACAGCAATGACGAGGTCGATACCTGGTTCAGATCCGGCGAGTTCGCCGAGAACCCGATCGGGGTGGATTTCGAGCCCGACGATCTGGCCGCGAAATTCCGCAACGGCGTCCCAGAGACGGAATTGAAGAAGCGCCCCAACATCGGGCCGCGCGGCCTTCCGAACCGCAACTAG
- a CDS encoding fumarylacetoacetate hydrolase family protein, protein MRLLTFTDGAGTRIGVLKGEAIIDLNVAAPDLPREMVAFLECGEAALARAREVLAQSPATIAWSSVTIESPILRPPKILATGLNYRDHAIEVGGENAKLPERPVFFNKQSTSAHAPYAPVFLPPESDQLDYEAELAVVIGRRCRRVSAAQASQVIAGYTILNDLSLRDWQFRAPTAMMGKSWDTHCPIGPVIATPDELPDPVALDIKTFVNGEVRQSSNTKNLIFDSAALIEQLSTAFTLEPGDVIATGTPGGVAAFRPGKPWLKIGDVVRVEIDRIGHIEAHVEADSIGSFIR, encoded by the coding sequence ATGAGGCTTCTCACTTTCACGGATGGCGCCGGAACGCGGATCGGCGTGCTGAAAGGCGAGGCGATCATCGACCTCAACGTTGCCGCTCCCGATTTGCCGCGTGAAATGGTGGCGTTTCTCGAATGCGGTGAGGCGGCGCTGGCGCGCGCGCGCGAGGTACTGGCGCAGTCGCCCGCGACGATCGCCTGGTCGAGCGTGACGATCGAAAGCCCGATTCTGCGTCCGCCGAAGATTCTCGCCACCGGCCTGAACTACCGTGACCACGCCATCGAAGTTGGCGGCGAGAACGCCAAGCTTCCGGAGCGCCCGGTCTTCTTCAACAAGCAATCGACCTCGGCCCACGCGCCCTATGCCCCGGTTTTCCTGCCGCCCGAATCGGACCAGCTTGACTACGAGGCCGAGCTTGCCGTGGTGATTGGACGCAGGTGTCGCCGCGTCAGCGCGGCGCAGGCGTCCCAGGTGATTGCCGGCTACACGATCCTGAACGATCTGTCGTTGCGGGACTGGCAGTTTCGGGCGCCCACCGCGATGATGGGAAAATCGTGGGATACGCATTGCCCGATCGGGCCCGTGATCGCCACGCCCGACGAGCTGCCGGATCCGGTTGCCCTCGACATCAAGACGTTTGTAAACGGCGAAGTTCGGCAATCCTCCAATACGAAAAACCTGATCTTCGACAGCGCCGCCCTGATCGAACAGCTTTCGACGGCATTCACGCTGGAGCCGGGCGATGTGATCGCGACCGGCACGCCCGGCGGGGTGGCGGCATTTCGTCCGGGAAAGCCGTGGCTCAAAATCGGCGATGTCGTGCGTGTCGAGATTGATCGCATCGGACATATCGAAGCACACGTTGAAGCCGATTCAATCGGATCTTTCATTCGTTGA